A single region of the Salarchaeum japonicum genome encodes:
- a CDS encoding TrkH family potassium uptake protein, whose product MSLRVRWRASLKLVGVVLKWLWVPLTAPLLVALYDGTPILPFVVPMAVTALLGVSLERIPEDADVHVREAFLMVALTWLSVAVAGSLPFLIAQNGVLAHPVNALFEAMSGVTTTGATVIVDFDAHSRAIFLWRSLLQWLGGLGVLVLATAVLSRVSVGGAQLMETETQTKDVKLTPKISETARLLWTIYIALTALAVAVLYTLNLAGVAPEMTLFDAIAHALTSVSTSGFSPRANSIAEFSPAVQWALVPFMVAGATSFVLIYHAATGDTNRARNSSEFRFYIGTLTAFALAAVTLLTLDSGLGLSGLETVRHAVFQVVSIVTTTGYASTDFNVWSSSAKALLFAGMFVGGMAGSTTCSIKAVRWLVVLKSLRRDLYTSALPDAVRPVRMGGSVVEEETVRDIYAYVLLTLVFFAAAAAFVAIDAARVGLAVSEFEAMGAAASTFLNIGPAFGLAGPLANYESFPVSTKLVMTVLMWIGRIEIVPVLVLLTPTFWRS is encoded by the coding sequence ATGAGCCTGCGCGTCCGCTGGCGCGCAAGCCTGAAACTCGTCGGTGTCGTCCTGAAGTGGCTGTGGGTGCCGCTCACGGCACCGCTCCTCGTCGCGCTCTACGACGGCACGCCCATCCTCCCGTTCGTCGTTCCGATGGCCGTCACTGCGCTCCTCGGGGTGTCGCTCGAACGAATCCCGGAAGACGCCGACGTGCACGTCCGCGAAGCCTTCCTGATGGTCGCGCTCACCTGGCTGAGCGTCGCCGTCGCCGGGTCGCTCCCATTCCTCATCGCGCAGAACGGCGTGCTCGCACATCCCGTGAACGCGCTGTTCGAGGCGATGAGCGGCGTCACCACGACCGGCGCGACCGTCATCGTGGACTTCGACGCGCACTCGCGCGCCATCTTCCTCTGGCGGTCGCTCCTCCAGTGGCTCGGCGGCCTCGGCGTGCTCGTGCTCGCGACAGCCGTCCTCTCCCGCGTCTCCGTCGGTGGCGCGCAACTCATGGAGACGGAGACCCAGACGAAGGACGTCAAGCTCACGCCGAAGATTTCGGAGACGGCGCGGTTGCTCTGGACGATTTACATCGCGCTCACGGCGCTCGCCGTCGCCGTCCTCTACACCCTGAACCTCGCGGGCGTCGCGCCCGAGATGACGCTGTTCGACGCCATCGCGCACGCCCTCACGTCCGTCTCGACGAGCGGGTTCTCGCCGCGCGCGAACAGCATCGCGGAGTTCTCCCCGGCGGTGCAGTGGGCGCTCGTGCCGTTCATGGTCGCGGGCGCGACGAGTTTCGTCCTCATCTACCACGCCGCCACCGGGGACACGAATCGCGCGCGCAACAGCAGCGAGTTCCGGTTCTACATCGGGACGCTGACGGCGTTCGCGCTCGCCGCCGTCACCCTCCTCACGCTCGACTCCGGCCTCGGACTCTCCGGGCTGGAGACGGTGCGGCACGCGGTCTTCCAGGTAGTATCTATCGTGACGACGACCGGGTACGCGAGCACGGACTTCAACGTCTGGTCGTCGAGCGCGAAGGCCCTGCTGTTCGCGGGGATGTTCGTCGGCGGGATGGCGGGGAGCACGACGTGCTCCATCAAGGCCGTGCGGTGGCTGGTCGTCCTGAAGTCGCTGCGCCGCGACCTCTACACGTCCGCGCTCCCGGACGCCGTCCGGCCGGTTCGGATGGGCGGGAGCGTCGTGGAGGAGGAGACGGTTCGCGACATCTACGCGTACGTCCTCCTGACGCTCGTGTTCTTCGCGGCGGCGGCCGCGTTCGTCGCTATCGACGCCGCGCGCGTCGGCCTGGCGGTGAGCGAGTTCGAGGCGATGGGCGCGGCGGCGTCCACCTTCCTGAACATCGGGCCGGCGTTCGGGCTCGCGGGTCCGCTCGCGAACTACGAGTCCTTCCCGGTCTCGACGAAGCTCGTGATGACGGTGCTGATGTGGATCGGCCGCATCGAAATCGTGCCCGTGCTCGTGTTGTTGACGCCGACGTTCTGGCGGTCTTAG
- a CDS encoding carbon-nitrogen hydrolase family protein — protein sequence MVTVAACQLALADLDADANLDAITARLRGLPDDAGVAVFPEYALTGFVPDDRIESAALTRESDRLARLDALADTHDTAILAGFVEDAGDAYHNTAVYVTPDGDRTYYRKRHLWADEADVLAPGDERVIVESPLGRTGLVTCYDLNFVAESAAFTGDRVDALFVVGAWPAPYAQNWNLLLRARALDGVRWVVGAGRTGRRDLPDARVTDYAGQSRVIRPDGSVQAALNRRETDLVADIDPDDLADHREFIPVV from the coding sequence ATGGTCACCGTCGCCGCCTGCCAGCTCGCCCTCGCCGACCTCGACGCGGACGCGAACCTCGACGCGATAACCGCCCGATTGCGCGGCCTTCCCGACGACGCCGGGGTCGCCGTCTTCCCCGAGTACGCGCTCACCGGGTTCGTCCCCGACGACCGAATCGAATCCGCCGCCCTCACCCGGGAGAGCGACCGGCTCGCCCGCCTCGACGCGCTCGCCGACACGCACGACACCGCGATTCTCGCGGGCTTCGTGGAGGACGCGGGCGACGCGTACCACAACACCGCCGTCTACGTCACGCCCGACGGCGACCGGACGTACTATCGAAAGCGCCACCTCTGGGCGGACGAAGCCGACGTGCTCGCGCCCGGCGACGAGCGCGTCATCGTCGAATCACCGCTCGGCCGCACGGGACTCGTGACGTGCTACGACCTGAACTTCGTCGCGGAGAGCGCGGCGTTCACCGGCGACCGAGTGGACGCGCTGTTCGTCGTCGGCGCGTGGCCCGCGCCCTACGCGCAGAACTGGAACCTCCTCCTGCGAGCGCGGGCGCTCGACGGCGTGCGCTGGGTCGTCGGCGCGGGCCGAACCGGCCGCCGCGACCTCCCGGACGCGCGCGTCACCGACTACGCCGGCCAGTCCCGCGTGATTCGCCCCGACGGGAGCGTCCAGGCCGCGCTCAACCGCCGCGAAACCGACCTCGTCGCCGACATCGACCCCGACGACCTCGCCGACCACCGCGAGTTCATCCCCGTCGTGTAG
- a CDS encoding DUF5799 family protein: protein MSDWQDRIVGERMRVDDEFRNRVEASSFSNQQWGLVMTAVEFDIENPGDPERARLVADTSNLTHVMDELDNVESGMAAMAGGQQSDDDGGILGSVKRALGLGGSDDSPDEERESEAAALAQEYADALQEKLEENGRWDEVREAAA from the coding sequence ATGAGCGACTGGCAGGACCGAATCGTCGGCGAGCGGATGCGGGTGGACGACGAGTTCCGGAACCGCGTGGAGGCGTCCTCGTTCTCGAACCAGCAGTGGGGGCTCGTGATGACCGCGGTGGAGTTCGACATCGAGAACCCCGGCGACCCGGAGCGCGCGCGGCTCGTCGCGGACACGTCGAACCTGACGCACGTGATGGACGAACTCGACAACGTCGAGTCGGGGATGGCGGCGATGGCGGGCGGCCAGCAGTCCGACGACGACGGCGGGATTCTCGGGAGCGTGAAGCGCGCGCTCGGTCTCGGCGGGAGCGACGACTCGCCGGACGAGGAGCGCGAGTCGGAGGCCGCGGCGCTCGCGCAGGAGTACGCGGACGCGTTGCAGGAGAAACTCGAAGAGAACGGTCGCTGGGACGAGGTTCGGGAGGCCGCGGCTTAG
- a CDS encoding ZIP family metal transporter has translation MVSLSALAFVVLAGLVTCLATGLGALPFFVVDDVSDRWTVALWGLASGIMLSASGFGLILQGLDHGTPTEVGVGALAGVVLVVVAHRVITDAEVDPREFAEADFRKLVLILGVLTVHSFPEGVAVGVSFANLGLETAENTLVFLGFSVPVLAVFMTVAISIHNVPEGLAVSIPLKNLGMSKWRMVGAAVFSSLPQPIGAGIAFVFVRWARVFLPYGFGFAAGAMTYLVLTEFIPEARETGRPLDNGGVPELAAGLVVGALAMLPLLLY, from the coding sequence ATGGTCTCGCTCTCCGCGCTCGCGTTCGTCGTGCTCGCCGGCCTCGTCACGTGCCTCGCGACCGGGCTCGGCGCGCTCCCCTTCTTCGTCGTGGACGACGTGAGCGACCGCTGGACGGTCGCGCTCTGGGGGCTCGCGTCCGGCATCATGCTCTCCGCGTCCGGGTTCGGCCTGATACTCCAGGGGCTCGACCACGGCACCCCCACCGAAGTCGGCGTCGGCGCGCTCGCCGGCGTCGTCCTCGTCGTCGTCGCCCACCGCGTCATCACCGACGCCGAGGTAGACCCCCGGGAGTTCGCGGAGGCCGACTTCCGGAAACTCGTCCTCATCCTCGGCGTCCTCACCGTCCACTCCTTCCCCGAGGGCGTCGCCGTCGGCGTCAGCTTCGCGAACCTCGGCCTCGAAACCGCCGAGAACACGCTCGTCTTCCTCGGGTTCTCCGTCCCCGTCCTCGCCGTCTTCATGACCGTCGCCATCAGCATCCACAACGTCCCCGAGGGCCTCGCCGTCTCGATTCCCCTGAAGAACCTCGGGATGAGCAAGTGGCGGATGGTCGGCGCGGCCGTCTTCAGCAGTCTCCCCCAGCCCATCGGCGCGGGCATCGCGTTCGTCTTCGTGCGGTGGGCGCGCGTCTTCCTCCCGTACGGCTTCGGGTTCGCCGCCGGCGCGATGACCTACCTCGTCCTCACCGAGTTCATCCCGGAAGCCCGCGAAACGGGACGACCCCTCGACAACGGCGGGGTTCCCGAACTCGCCGCCGGCCTCGTCGTCGGCGCACTCGCGATGCTCCCCCTCCTTCTCTACTGA
- a CDS encoding DUF4806 domain-containing protein has translation MPKVHLSEETIERLDQVRDDDESYDEIVEELINIYESEELTLHHGGDGV, from the coding sequence ATGCCGAAAGTCCACCTCAGCGAGGAAACCATCGAGCGACTCGACCAGGTTCGGGACGACGACGAGTCCTACGACGAGATCGTCGAGGAACTCATCAACATCTACGAGTCCGAAGAACTGACGCTCCACCACGGCGGCGACGGCGTCTAA
- a CDS encoding DUF5779 family protein, with translation MSDFELDLRSAEEHLSPELDSDFEGRVVLGVLDGETGDEEWLGELEAGNVLVLAVDGDLDDLAGGFAGPVKDAGGTLMHFRSFLVVTPPGVDVDTDRL, from the coding sequence ATGAGTGACTTCGAACTGGACTTGCGGAGCGCGGAGGAACACCTCTCGCCCGAACTCGACTCGGACTTCGAGGGCCGCGTCGTCCTCGGCGTCCTCGACGGGGAGACGGGCGACGAGGAGTGGCTGGGCGAGCTGGAGGCGGGGAACGTGCTCGTGCTGGCGGTGGACGGCGACCTCGACGACCTCGCGGGCGGGTTCGCGGGCCCGGTGAAGGACGCGGGCGGGACGCTGATGCACTTTCGCTCCTTCCTCGTGGTGACGCCGCCGGGCGTGGACGTGGACACCGACCGACTGTAG
- a CDS encoding uracil-xanthine permease family protein gives MSSDETPPEGMAGEPGTERVESSMVEYGIEDEPPLGRAAALGLQHYLTMVGANIAVPLILASAIGMPVGATAQLVGTFFVVSGVATLAQTTLGNRYPIVQGASFALLAPALAIVGVIASQPNPPSWEVMLRQLQGAIIVAALAETVIGYVGLVGWLKRYISPVSIAPTIALIGLALFNAPQIIDVNAQMAGAQQNWYLLGLTVLLIVGFSQYLSTVSTAFRLYPVLIGIVTAWGVAAVLSVVGVIGPNAYGYVDFSQVTSAPALTVPSPFQWGTPLFTPAYIVGMFAGFLASIFESFGDYHAVARLSGTGAPSAKRIDHGIGMEGLMSAFAGVMGTGNGSTSYSENVGAIGLTGVASRYVVQLGALFMLVVGFVGYVGGLVTTIPDPIVGGLFVAMFGQIVAVGLSNLKYVDLDSSRNIYVLGFSLFVGLAVPAYMGGVPDASVLQAGFADVPVLGVVLGTEVVAQTVYVVGGTGMAVGGLTAFVLDNTIPGSREERGLDEWSSLTEDEGAFESAWERLRQ, from the coding sequence ATGAGTTCTGACGAGACGCCCCCCGAGGGGATGGCGGGCGAACCGGGAACGGAGCGCGTGGAGTCGTCCATGGTGGAGTACGGTATCGAGGACGAACCGCCGCTGGGGCGCGCGGCGGCGCTCGGCCTCCAGCACTACCTGACGATGGTCGGCGCGAACATCGCGGTGCCGCTCATCCTCGCGTCCGCGATCGGGATGCCGGTGGGCGCGACCGCCCAGTTGGTGGGGACGTTCTTCGTCGTCTCCGGGGTGGCGACGCTCGCGCAGACGACGCTCGGGAACCGCTACCCCATCGTGCAGGGCGCGTCGTTCGCGCTGCTCGCGCCCGCGCTCGCCATCGTCGGCGTGATTGCGAGCCAGCCGAACCCGCCGAGCTGGGAAGTGATGCTGCGCCAGCTCCAGGGCGCGATTATCGTCGCCGCGCTCGCGGAGACGGTCATCGGGTACGTCGGCCTCGTCGGCTGGCTCAAACGGTATATCTCGCCGGTGAGCATCGCGCCGACCATCGCGCTCATCGGGCTCGCGCTGTTCAACGCGCCCCAGATCATCGACGTGAACGCGCAGATGGCGGGCGCACAGCAGAACTGGTACCTGCTCGGCCTCACCGTCCTGCTCATCGTCGGGTTCAGTCAGTACCTCTCGACGGTGAGCACGGCGTTCCGGCTCTACCCCGTCCTCATCGGCATCGTGACCGCGTGGGGTGTCGCCGCCGTCCTCTCCGTCGTCGGCGTCATCGGGCCGAACGCGTACGGCTACGTGGACTTCTCGCAGGTCACGTCCGCGCCCGCGCTCACCGTGCCATCGCCGTTCCAGTGGGGAACGCCGCTGTTCACACCGGCCTACATCGTCGGGATGTTCGCGGGATTCCTCGCGTCGATATTCGAGTCGTTCGGCGACTACCACGCCGTCGCCCGGCTCTCCGGGACGGGCGCGCCGTCCGCGAAACGCATCGACCACGGCATCGGCATGGAAGGCCTGATGAGCGCGTTCGCGGGCGTCATGGGCACCGGGAACGGCTCCACGTCCTACTCCGAGAACGTCGGCGCTATCGGCCTCACCGGCGTCGCCTCCCGGTACGTCGTCCAGCTCGGCGCGCTGTTCATGCTCGTCGTCGGGTTCGTCGGGTACGTCGGCGGCCTCGTCACGACCATCCCCGACCCCATCGTCGGCGGGCTGTTCGTCGCGATGTTCGGCCAGATCGTCGCGGTCGGCCTCTCGAACCTCAAGTACGTCGACCTCGATTCCTCCCGGAACATCTACGTGCTCGGGTTCTCGCTGTTCGTCGGGCTCGCCGTCCCCGCCTACATGGGCGGCGTGCCGGACGCCTCGGTGTTGCAGGCCGGGTTCGCGGACGTGCCCGTGCTCGGCGTCGTCCTGGGAACCGAAGTCGTCGCGCAGACAGTGTACGTCGTCGGCGGCACCGGGATGGCGGTCGGCGGGCTGACCGCGTTCGTGCTGGACAACACGATTCCGGGGAGCCGAGAGGAGCGCGGCCTCGACGAGTGGTCGTCGCTCACCGAGGACGAGGGCGCGTTCGAATCGGCGTGGGAGCGCCTCCGTCAGTAG
- a CDS encoding MFS transporter, whose amino-acid sequence MTSDRWLYAWALGYAAIGAASVLVPLYALALGADAFVVGLIAATGAFAGVPGALAWGRLASTTGRYRPFVLISLGAAALAFAVFPLVSSVWFVVAANTALLFAAAAAAPVLTLLAVADVPESGWDARIGRLNEVQGYGWLAGLLAGTVWNAAVAGRVLAPVAAQRWFFGLSTAVTALAFVLAWRWLPQPTVSIERFGRSTATVERVLRGSGRAARINPFSGLRSFWAIRRLHPRTLAARLTPALAAYLAAVFLAFTGFATFFGPLPAFLTDLGYGSTDVFVVFLASSAASAAFYARAGALATQYGARLVQLAALAARVFLFPAVALVAFLPALPGLLALLVLFLAVGVTWAVVAVTATSIVTRLAPPAIRGDALGAYGALGGIATGLGSLLGGWLATSASYPVAFVAAAGFVLVGALLAARQV is encoded by the coding sequence GTGACTTCCGACCGCTGGCTGTACGCGTGGGCGCTCGGGTACGCCGCCATCGGCGCGGCGTCCGTCCTCGTCCCGCTGTACGCGCTCGCGCTCGGCGCGGACGCGTTCGTCGTCGGCCTCATCGCGGCGACCGGCGCGTTCGCCGGCGTTCCCGGCGCGCTCGCGTGGGGACGCCTCGCCTCCACGACCGGCCGCTACCGGCCGTTCGTCCTCATCAGCCTCGGCGCGGCCGCGCTCGCGTTCGCCGTCTTCCCCCTCGTCTCCTCCGTCTGGTTCGTCGTCGCCGCGAACACCGCCCTGCTGTTCGCGGCCGCCGCCGCCGCGCCCGTCCTCACCCTCCTCGCCGTCGCCGACGTTCCCGAATCCGGCTGGGACGCCCGCATCGGCCGCCTCAACGAAGTGCAGGGGTACGGCTGGCTCGCCGGCCTCCTCGCCGGCACCGTCTGGAACGCCGCCGTCGCCGGCCGCGTCCTCGCCCCCGTCGCCGCCCAGCGCTGGTTCTTCGGCCTCTCCACCGCCGTCACCGCGCTCGCGTTCGTCCTCGCGTGGCGCTGGCTCCCCCAGCCCACCGTCTCCATCGAGCGCTTCGGGCGCTCCACCGCGACTGTCGAGCGCGTCCTCCGCGGCTCCGGGCGCGCCGCCCGCATCAACCCCTTCAGCGGCCTCCGGTCGTTCTGGGCGATACGCCGCCTCCACCCCCGAACGCTCGCCGCGCGACTCACGCCCGCGCTCGCCGCCTACCTCGCCGCCGTCTTCCTCGCGTTCACCGGGTTCGCGACGTTCTTCGGCCCGCTCCCCGCCTTCCTTACCGACCTCGGCTACGGCTCCACCGACGTGTTCGTCGTGTTCCTCGCGTCCAGCGCCGCCTCCGCCGCCTTCTACGCCCGCGCCGGCGCGCTCGCCACGCAGTACGGCGCGCGACTCGTCCAACTCGCCGCGCTCGCCGCGCGCGTCTTCCTCTTCCCCGCCGTCGCGCTCGTCGCGTTCCTCCCCGCGCTCCCCGGGCTCCTCGCGCTCCTCGTGCTCTTCCTCGCCGTCGGCGTGACGTGGGCGGTCGTCGCCGTCACCGCCACGAGCATCGTCACCCGCCTCGCACCGCCCGCGATACGCGGCGACGCGCTCGGCGCGTACGGCGCGCTCGGCGGCATCGCGACCGGCCTCGGGAGCCTCCTCGGCGGCTGGCTCGCCACCAGCGCGAGCTACCCGGTGGCGTTCGTCGCCGCGGCCGGGTTCGTCCTCGTCGGCGCGCTCCTCGCCGCGAGACAGGTCTAA
- a CDS encoding NADH:flavin oxidoreductase/NADH oxidase: MTDDLFTPLELRETEIPNRLMLSPMCQYSCDGLDGLATEWHNVHLGTRAVGGAGLVMAEATAVEPRGRITPHDLGIWSEEHADALKRTTDFIESQGAVSGIQLAHAGRKASTHRPWADENGYVPIEDEGWEVVSATDEPYPYETDHPTHALTTDEVEGVVESFREAAEHALDAGFDVPEVHAAHGYLLHQFLSPVTNDRDDKYGGSFENRTRIVREVVEAVRDVYPDDKPVFVRISATDWIDDEPSWDVEQSTRLADQLSEAGADLIDVSTGGISPKQNIEWVGPNYQLRFAEHIRENKTSDIKIGSVGGITTPEQADALVRNDRVDLTIVGRKFLRDPYFGLHAAQELGQEDANRPPSQYLRGF, translated from the coding sequence ATGACGGACGACCTCTTCACGCCGCTCGAACTCAGGGAGACGGAGATTCCGAACCGACTGATGCTATCCCCGATGTGTCAGTACTCCTGCGACGGCCTCGACGGCCTCGCAACGGAGTGGCACAACGTCCACCTCGGCACGCGCGCCGTCGGCGGCGCGGGTCTCGTGATGGCCGAAGCGACCGCCGTGGAACCGCGCGGCCGCATCACCCCCCACGACCTCGGCATCTGGAGCGAAGAGCACGCGGACGCTCTCAAGCGCACCACGGACTTCATCGAATCCCAGGGCGCGGTCTCCGGCATCCAGCTCGCGCACGCCGGCCGCAAAGCCTCCACGCACCGGCCGTGGGCGGACGAGAACGGCTACGTCCCCATTGAGGACGAGGGCTGGGAAGTCGTCTCCGCGACGGACGAACCCTACCCCTACGAGACCGACCACCCCACGCACGCGCTCACCACCGACGAAGTTGAGGGCGTCGTCGAGTCCTTCCGCGAGGCCGCCGAACACGCGCTCGACGCCGGCTTCGACGTGCCCGAAGTCCACGCCGCCCACGGCTACCTCCTCCACCAGTTCCTCAGCCCCGTCACCAACGACCGCGACGACAAGTACGGCGGGAGCTTCGAGAACCGCACCCGCATCGTCCGCGAGGTCGTCGAGGCCGTCCGCGACGTCTACCCCGACGACAAACCCGTCTTCGTCCGCATCAGCGCGACCGACTGGATAGACGACGAACCCAGCTGGGACGTCGAACAATCCACCCGACTCGCCGACCAACTCAGCGAGGCCGGCGCAGACCTCATCGACGTCTCCACGGGCGGCATCTCCCCAAAGCAGAACATCGAATGGGTCGGCCCCAACTACCAACTCCGCTTCGCCGAACACATCCGCGAGAACAAGACCTCCGACATCAAAATCGGGAGCGTCGGCGGCATCACCACCCCCGAACAGGCCGACGCCCTCGTCCGCAACGACCGCGTCGACCTCACCATCGTCGGCCGCAAATTCCTCCGCGACCCCTACTTCGGCCTGCACGCCGCCCAAGAACTCGGCCAGGAAGACGCCAACCGCCCGCCCTCCCAGTACCTCCGGGGCTTCTAA